One region of Drosophila teissieri strain GT53w chromosome 2L, Prin_Dtei_1.1, whole genome shotgun sequence genomic DNA includes:
- the LOC122615312 gene encoding probable protein phosphatase CG10417, protein MGAYLSHPKTDKTSTDQFNDLLAVGASSMQGWRNSQEDAHNFILNFDNNTSFFAVYDGHGGAEVAQYCADKLPDFLKNLETYKDGQFEVALKEAFLGFDKTLLDPSIVNILKILAGEHNFVDAEAEDYEEEDLAELQEESNLPLNEVLEKYKGLPQRDLDLKNSNHRENFKMHSPYFRGRRAAALAAEATNKAVMDPSAKPDGSSTSAAAAATALSADGVVNSRYPSNVVNARAETVANKTSSINNLSGKNAALKDDYINDQNEESNGTGFKRALVTSSNSKLFGTGPNDITELNQTGQFSKNEVTKPSTSKEAEININSSQEDEFTDDDADYEENDIVKSPDTSSESSDCTENDDDGDEDGNEDSDEEETDEDQMANDNFCANMIEEPGKDSGCTAVVCLLQGRDLYVANAGDSRCVISRSGLAIEMSIDHKPEDDEEASRIIKAGGRVTLDGRVNGGLNLSRALGDHAYKTNGSLPAEEQMISALPDIKKLIITPEDEFMVLACDGIWNYMSSEEVVEFVRCRLKDNKKLSTICEELFDNCLAPNTMGDGTGCDNMTAVIVQFKKKLQELQSTIHPNQTEDKLLKTSENVSDSINDNSAPKRCASPNASSEDAILEKYHSKRLKTELEPAKIIGRSPSPNSQNEDPGKKAIKEVTITVSSS, encoded by the exons ATGGGAGCTTATTTGTCCCATCCGAAGACGGACAAAACATCTACAGATCAGTTTAATGATTTGTTAGCCGTTGGAGCTAGCTCTATGCAGGGATGGCGAAACAGCCAAGAG GATGCAcataactttattttaaattttgacaACAATACATCGTTTTTTGCTGTGTATGATGGACACGGTGGAGCTGAGGTAGCGCAATATTGTGCTGACAAGTTACCAGATTTTCTTAAGAATCTTGAAACCTATAAAGATGGACAATTTGAAGTGGCACTAAAGGAAGCATTTTTGGGATTTGACAAAACACTGCTTGATCCATCGATAGTCAATATTCTTAAAATATTGGCGGGAGAACATAACTTCGTCGATGCTGAAGCGGAAGATTACGAAGAAGAAGATTTAGCTGAATTGCAAGAGGAAAGCAACTTGCCTCTAAATGAAGTTCTGGAAAAATACAAAGGGCTTCCGCAAAGAGATTTGGATCTTAAGAATTCGAACCACagagaaaattttaaaatgcactCTCCATATTTTCGCGGGCGCCGAGCTGCAGCATTAGCTGCTGAAGCTACTAATAAAGCTGTAATGGACCCCTCGGCAAAGCCAGATGGTTCTTCAACTTCCGCAGCAGCGGCTGCAACTGCGCTATCCGCCGATGGTGTAGTTAATTCTCGTTATCCGAGCAATGTAGTAAATGCAAGGGCTGAGACTGTTGCCAATAAGACTAGCAGTATCAACAATTTGTCCGGAAAGAATGCTGCATTAAAAGATGATTATATTAATGACCAAAATGAAGAATCAAATGGAACAGGTTTTAAGCGAGCGTTGGTAACTTCTAGTAACAGTAAATTATTCGGGACTGGTCCTAACGATATAACCGAATTAAATCAAACCGGACAATTCTCAAAAAACGAGGTCACCAAACCATCTACTAGTAAAGAAgctgaaattaatataaacaGTTCCCAAGAGGATGAGTTCACAGACGATGATGCGGACTATGAAGAAAATGACATTGTCAAGAGTCCTGATACTTCATCCGAAAGCTCTGACTGCACAGAAAATGATGATGACGGTGACGAAGAT GGTAATGAGGATAGTGACGAAGAAGAGACTGATGAAGACCAGATGGCTAATGACAATTTTTGCGCAAATATGATTGAGGAACCTGGCAAAGATAGTGGATGTACTGCAGTTGTATGTTTGTTGCAAGGCCGTGACCTATACGTGGCAAACGCAGGGGACTCGCGATGTGTTATATCACGCAGTGGACTAGCTATTGAAATGAGTATCGACCACAAGCCCGAAGATGACGAAGAAGCCTCTCGCATAATAAAGGCAGGGGGTCGTGTCACACTTGATGGACGCGTAAATGGTGGCCTCAATTTGTCTCGTGCCCTCGGAGACCACGCCTATAAAACGAACGGAAGCCTACCAGCTGAGGAACAAATGATATCTGCCCTACCTGACATCAAGAAGCTAATTATCACGCCAGAGGACGAGTTCATGGTACTGGCCTGTGATGGTATATGGAATTACATGTCCAGTGAGGAAGTCGTAGAATTTGTACGTTGCAGATTAAAAGATAACAAGAAATTGTCAACGATTTGTGAAGAG CTTTTTGATAACTGTTTAGCTCCGAATACAATGGGTGACGGAACTGGATGCGACAACATGACTGCTGTAATCGTCCAGTTTAAGAAAAAGCTGCAAGAGCTACAGTCTACCATTCATCCAAATCAAACTGAAGATAAGTTACTTAAGACATCTGAAAATGTTTCAGATAGTATAAATGATAACAGTGCGCCCAAACGCTGCGCATCACCAAATGCGTCTTCTGAAGACGCAATACTTGAAAAATACCACTCTAAACGATTAAAAACGGAACTGGAACCTGCAAAAATTATAGGCAGATCCCCATCACCGAACAGTCAGAATGAAGACCCTGGCAAGAAAGCCATTAAGGAAGTTACTATTACTGTATCTTCATCCTAA